From the Moorena sp. SIOASIH genome, the window ACACCAGATTAAAATCTCTGGATCGAGAGTTCCTTTAGGAGGAGCGCCTGGATCGCCGATTCTTCTGACAATAAGTTCTGGTGCTTGGCGCATCAGTTGGGTTCGGTAAAGGGAGGCGATATGCTCGTCCAGTAAATATTGGATTGTCATACAGCGCTCGTCGATTCGGATGACTCTCGCTCCAGAGGGGCTTCTGCTTTCAATTGCCGGAACCTTTGCCGTGCAGGAGAAGGATTTTGTTTTTGTTCTTCTCGTTGTTGACGGCAAAACTCTAGCCAGTCACCTAAGTAAGCGCTGACCTCTTCTTTGTTGTGTAGATAGTAGAGAATAGTGGCATGGACTTGTTCCAGGGTAATTGTCTCAAATTGTTGGGTAATTTCTTCAGGGGTTCTGGCGCGATAGATATATTCGTAGAGGACGCTTTCGATACCAATGCGGCTACCTTTGATGCGAATGTCGTCAGAGGCTAGGAAGTCGAAGTAGTCTTGGATTTCCATGGCAATTTGCAATTATTTAAACAAGTTTAAAACAAGGTAAATAGGAGGTACAAGTACAATTTTAAAGTAGATTTAAACTACATTTAATTTTAACCTTATTATTTGATTAAGTCAACCTATACCTTTAGGATTGGAACGTGGTTGCTAGGGCTAAATCAAAATTTTTACTATTGTTTAGTTTTTTAGGATGGCCAGGATCAATATCGAGGGGCGTAAGCATGATAGCTGAAAGCTGAAAGCTGAAAGCTGATAGCTGATAGCTTACAACCATCAATCAATGTCTCCCAAGACTTCATCTAGGGAGTAGGTTTCCTTATTGGTTATTTGTTCAAGGGATCTTTGTAGGCTTTCCCTCATTCCAGGGATTGAAAGTAATTCTAAGGTTTCTTGTAAGCTTTCATAGTTTTTTCTAGAAATTAAAACAGCAGAACCATTAGAAATCTCTATCTCATAAACTTTGTTTTCTTCTGTGACTGATTCAACTAGGTTAATTAAATCGTTTTGGGCAGCAGTAACTGTCAGCTTTTCCATTTTGTCGATTTCCTATTTTTGTTATTATAGCAGTTGTCAATTCGGTAGAGAAGGAATATATTCGTCTGATCATATTTAGGAATCGCCTAAGCATTCAGCCTTCAGAAATGAAACCGGCAAGATGCCGGTTCCACCAACATGCCGGTTCCACCAAGATGCCGGTTCCACCAACATGCCCATTCCACCAACATGCCCATTCCACCAACATGCCCATTCCACCAACATGCCCGTTCCACCAACATGCCCATTCCACCAACATGCCCATTCCACCAACATGCCCATTCCACCAAGATGCCCGTTCCACCAACATGCCCATTCCACCAACATGCCCGTTCCACCAACATGCCCATTCCACAACAATATCCAACGCCTAATAACCTTGGCCAATAGGCCACGCTACGCGAAAAACCTAATAACCTACCCTTCAAGGGACGCCAAAGGCGAACAACTTTCTAACCTTCAACATCCCAACCTTCAACATCCCAACCTTCAACATCCCAACCTTCAACATCCCAACCTTCAACATCCCAACCTTCAACCTTCTAACCTTCAACCTTCTAACCTTCAACCTTCAACCTTCTAACCTTCAACCTTCAACCTTCTAACCTTTTAACCTTCAACATCCCAAGCTTCAACCTTCAACATCCTAACCTTCAACTCCCAAAAAAAAATAGCCGCAGAAATACCTTCCACGGCTAGGAAATTTTACTATGCCTCAACTTTGTACA encodes:
- a CDS encoding type II toxin-antitoxin system prevent-host-death family antitoxin, yielding MEKLTVTAAQNDLINLVESVTEENKVYEIEISNGSAVLISRKNYESLQETLELLSIPGMRESLQRSLEQITNKETYSLDEVLGDID
- a CDS encoding DUF433 domain-containing protein → MEIQDYFDFLASDDIRIKGSRIGIESVLYEYIYRARTPEEITQQFETITLEQVHATILYYLHNKEEVSAYLGDWLEFCRQQREEQKQNPSPARQRFRQLKAEAPLERESSESTSAV